A window of candidate division KSB1 bacterium genomic DNA:
TCTGAATGTTTTTTGATTGGGGGTCTGGGGGCGAAGCCCCCAGTCGAAAATTTTTTTGTAAAAATAGGGTACAAATGCACCCAACACTTGTTGGGCAAATTGGCAATTTGCCTTACAAAGAGCGAAAAAACTTATGGCCGAAAAAGAGACCATCGTCACCAAAATGTATGACCTGGTGAAATATCTTATTCCCGTGGTCAATCGCTTTCCCTGCGATTACAAATTTACGCTGGGAGATCGCATCACGCAGCTCATATTGGACTTGTTAGAACATTATGTTGCGGCCTATTACACCACCAATCGCCAGGCCAAAATCAACCTGCTGGTTGAAGTTAATCTGGCACAATATGGTCCTTTTGGTTTACCATTGTTGATAGTTGCAGAAAACCTTAGTAGCTAATGGGTAAAAAACCTCGCTGAACCTTATTAGCTTATTCTGGATCACTTCTCCTTTGAAAAAGGAAAATAAGG
This region includes:
- a CDS encoding four helix bundle protein produces the protein MAEKETIVTKMYDLVKYLIPVVNRFPCDYKFTLGDRITQLILDLLEHYVAAYYTTNRQAKINLLVEVNLAQYGPFGLPLLIVAENLSS